A genome region from Glutamicibacter arilaitensis Re117 includes the following:
- a CDS encoding sarcosine oxidase subunit delta, whose protein sequence is MMLIDCPNCGPRNENEFKYGGEAHVAYPADPHALSDKQWSRYLFYRQNKKGIFAERWVHAAGCRKWFNALRDTVTYEFKAIYPAGAPRPEIHSAEGGTR, encoded by the coding sequence ATGATGCTGATTGATTGCCCGAACTGCGGGCCACGAAATGAAAATGAATTCAAGTACGGGGGGGAAGCCCACGTGGCCTACCCCGCAGATCCCCACGCGCTGAGCGACAAGCAATGGTCCCGCTACCTGTTCTACCGCCAGAACAAGAAGGGCATCTTCGCCGAACGCTGGGTCCACGCCGCAGGCTGCCGCAAGTGGTTCAACGCCCTGCGCGACACCGTCACCTATGAATTCAAGGCCATCTACCCAGCCGGCGCACCACGTCCGGAAATCCACAGCGCCGAAGGAGGCACCCGATGA
- a CDS encoding sarcosine oxidase subunit beta family protein, with amino-acid sequence MADLLPEHPEFLWANPEPKKSYDAIIVGGGGHGLATAYFLAKNHGITNVAVLEKGWLAGGNMARNTTIIRSNYLWDESAGIYEKSLKLWEQLPEDLEYDFLFSQRGVLNLAHTLGDVRESVRRVEANKLNGVDAEWLDPSQVKEACPIINTSDDIRYPVMGATWQPRAGIAKHDHVAWAFARKANEMGVDIIQNCEVTGFIKDGEKVTGVKTTRGTIHAGKVALAGAGHSSVLAEMAGFELPIQSHPLQALVSELFEPVHPTVVMSNHIHVYVSQAHKGELVMGAGIDSYNGYGQRGAFHVIQEQMAAAVELFPIFARAHVLRTWGGIVDTTMDASPIISKTPIQNLYVNCGWGTGGFKGTPGAGFTLAHTIANDEPHELNKPFSLERFETGHLIDEHGAAAVAH; translated from the coding sequence ATGGCTGATCTGCTGCCTGAGCACCCAGAATTCCTCTGGGCAAACCCGGAACCGAAGAAATCCTATGACGCCATCATCGTTGGCGGCGGCGGCCACGGCCTGGCCACCGCATACTTCCTGGCCAAGAACCACGGCATCACCAACGTCGCCGTCTTGGAAAAGGGCTGGCTGGCCGGTGGAAATATGGCCCGCAACACCACCATCATCCGCTCGAACTACCTCTGGGATGAGTCGGCCGGCATCTACGAAAAGTCGCTGAAGCTGTGGGAACAGCTGCCCGAGGACCTGGAATACGACTTCCTGTTCTCCCAGCGCGGCGTGCTGAACCTGGCCCACACCCTGGGAGATGTGCGCGAATCCGTGCGCCGCGTCGAAGCGAACAAGCTCAACGGCGTGGACGCCGAATGGCTGGACCCATCCCAGGTCAAGGAAGCCTGCCCGATCATCAATACCTCCGACGACATCCGCTACCCGGTCATGGGCGCCACCTGGCAGCCACGCGCCGGCATCGCCAAGCACGATCACGTAGCCTGGGCCTTCGCCCGCAAGGCCAACGAAATGGGCGTGGACATCATCCAGAACTGCGAAGTCACCGGCTTCATCAAGGATGGCGAGAAGGTCACCGGCGTGAAGACCACCCGCGGCACCATCCATGCCGGGAAGGTTGCGCTGGCCGGCGCAGGCCACTCCTCGGTGCTGGCAGAAATGGCCGGCTTCGAACTGCCGATCCAGTCCCACCCGCTGCAGGCTCTGGTTTCGGAACTCTTCGAACCGGTGCACCCGACAGTGGTCATGTCCAACCACATCCACGTCTACGTCTCCCAGGCCCACAAGGGTGAGCTGGTCATGGGCGCGGGCATCGACAGCTACAACGGCTACGGCCAGCGCGGTGCCTTCCACGTCATCCAGGAGCAGATGGCCGCGGCCGTGGAACTGTTCCCGATCTTCGCCCGGGCGCACGTGCTGCGCACCTGGGGCGGCATCGTGGACACCACCATGGACGCCTCGCCGATCATCTCCAAGACCCCGATCCAGAACCTGTACGTGAACTGCGGCTGGGGCACCGGCGGATTCAAGGGCACCCCGGGCGCCGGCTTCACCCTGGCGCACACCATCGCGAACGACGAGCCGCACGAGCTGAACAAGCCGTTCAGCCTCGAACGCTTCGAAACCGGCCACCTGATCGACGAACACGGCGCTGCCGCCGTCGCACACTAG
- a CDS encoding sarcosine oxidase subunit gamma, which produces MANNTLIETPLRHSPAEHLDTVMDAASVAGRVELREIAFTTQISLRCAPGTQAHAALAAATGAGLPAKVGEVAGEAQGTAVLWLAPDEFLATSAENTELGGVLSAALGDAPGQVIDLSANRSVLELTGPDAPLVLRKSCPADLHPRAFAVNQAIVTSVANIPVLLWRTGEQAWRIMPRASFTEHTVHWLVDAMSEFASEAVI; this is translated from the coding sequence ATGGCTAACAACACCTTGATTGAAACCCCGCTGCGCCATTCACCAGCAGAACACCTGGATACGGTCATGGACGCAGCCAGCGTAGCCGGACGTGTGGAACTGCGCGAAATCGCGTTCACCACCCAGATCTCGCTGCGTTGCGCACCGGGCACGCAGGCCCATGCGGCATTGGCCGCGGCCACCGGCGCAGGCTTGCCAGCGAAGGTGGGCGAAGTTGCCGGCGAGGCACAAGGCACCGCGGTGCTATGGCTGGCTCCGGATGAATTCCTGGCCACCAGCGCGGAGAACACCGAACTGGGTGGCGTGCTCAGCGCGGCGCTGGGCGATGCACCGGGACAGGTCATTGACCTCTCGGCTAACCGCAGCGTGCTGGAACTGACCGGACCGGATGCGCCGCTGGTGCTGCGCAAGAGCTGCCCGGCGGATCTGCACCCGCGTGCCTTTGCAGTGAACCAGGCGATTGTCACCTCGGTGGCGAACATCCCGGTATTGCTGTGGCGTACCGGCGAGCAGGCCTGGCGGATCATGCCTCGCGCATCGTTCACCGAGCACACCGTGCATTGGCTGGTTGATGCCATGTCCGAGTTCGCCTCGGAAGCAGTGATCTAG
- a CDS encoding NAD(P)/FAD-dependent oxidoreductase produces the protein MDQESIVIVGAGLAAASTVAALRERGHAGPITLIGEESHLPYERPPLSKGFLQGNDKPEDFTVHDAQWYAAQEVTLRLGTAAISVETGKQQVMLADGTAVDYGQLVLATGSRASVGGDSPMPGYDLPGVHVLRTLEDAQSLREKLVEGAQVAVVGSGWIGMEVAATARQRGARVTVYSPSEVPLAKVFGERFGNHLLELHQSNGVDVRTARVQGIEQVDGHLQVLSDAGSSRADVVLLAIGAKPNLQLAETAGLEVDHGVVVDASLRSSNSKILAIGDIAQAFNTKLRAQLRVEHWDNAIRQGKLAAATLTGADASYDWLPYFFTDQFDLGMEYVGHNSPDDVSAVRGSMESGEFLLFWQDGEKITAAANVNIWDVNDRLRELVGKTVPAASLADPDIDLGDL, from the coding sequence ATGGACCAGGAGTCGATAGTCATCGTTGGTGCCGGGCTTGCCGCCGCCAGTACGGTGGCAGCACTACGCGAGCGGGGACATGCCGGCCCGATCACCCTGATTGGCGAGGAATCGCACCTGCCCTATGAGCGTCCGCCCCTGTCCAAGGGCTTCTTGCAGGGCAATGACAAGCCAGAAGACTTCACCGTGCATGACGCGCAGTGGTACGCAGCGCAGGAGGTCACCCTCCGGCTGGGAACCGCCGCAATCAGCGTGGAGACCGGCAAGCAGCAGGTGATGCTGGCCGATGGCACCGCCGTGGATTACGGGCAACTGGTGCTGGCCACCGGTTCGCGGGCCAGCGTGGGCGGGGACTCGCCAATGCCCGGTTATGACCTGCCCGGGGTGCATGTGCTGCGCACGCTGGAAGATGCCCAGTCGCTGCGCGAAAAACTGGTCGAGGGCGCCCAAGTGGCCGTGGTCGGCTCGGGCTGGATCGGTATGGAAGTGGCCGCCACAGCCCGCCAACGCGGAGCCCGGGTCACCGTCTATTCACCGTCCGAGGTGCCGTTGGCCAAGGTCTTCGGAGAACGCTTCGGGAACCACCTGCTGGAGCTGCACCAGTCCAATGGAGTGGATGTGCGCACCGCACGCGTGCAGGGCATCGAGCAGGTCGACGGGCACCTGCAAGTGCTTTCGGATGCCGGCTCATCGCGTGCCGATGTGGTGCTGCTGGCTATTGGTGCCAAACCCAATCTGCAACTGGCCGAGACGGCCGGGCTGGAAGTGGATCACGGGGTGGTGGTCGATGCGTCGCTGCGCAGCAGCAACTCCAAGATTCTGGCCATCGGGGATATCGCCCAGGCGTTCAATACCAAGCTGCGCGCCCAATTGCGCGTGGAGCACTGGGACAACGCGATCCGCCAGGGCAAGCTGGCGGCCGCGACGCTCACCGGTGCCGACGCATCCTATGACTGGTTGCCGTATTTCTTCACGGACCAATTCGATCTGGGAATGGAATATGTGGGGCATAATTCCCCAGATGACGTCTCGGCAGTCCGCGGCAGCATGGAAAGCGGAGAATTCTTGTTGTTCTGGCAAGATGGCGAGAAGATCACCGCGGCGGCAAATGTGAATATCTGGGACGTCAATGATCGCCTGCGTGAGCTGGTGGGCAAGACGGTGCCAGCCGCCTCGCTGGCGGATCCGGATATCGACCTCGGTGATTTATAG
- a CDS encoding sarcosine oxidase subunit alpha family protein produces the protein MSKPQRLSAEQSSRARINREEALSLTVDGAKLSAFRGDTVASALLANGVRRAGNSLYLDRPRGILAAGVEEPNALVTVSARHEQDIDESMLPATTVPVTEDLNATLLSGLGVLDPTKDPAYYDHVHVHTDVLVVGAGPAGLAAAREASRSGARVMLLDERAEAGGTLLDTAGEQIDGMDSSAWIEQVTSELAEAEETTHLQRTTVFGSYDANYLIAAQRRTVHLDGPSGPGVSRERIWHIRAKQVVLATGAHERPIVFENNDRPGIMLAGAVRSYLNRYGVRAGARIAVATTNDSAYELVRELAATGGVVAVIDARSSISAAAAQAVADGVQVISGSVVVDTEADENGELSAIVVAELDEARELGETQRFEADVLAVAGGFNPVVHLHSQRQGKLDWDTTIHAFVPADAVANQHLAGAMAGRLDTASALSTGAATGAAAATAAGFATVARTPQALETALGETRPVWLVPSVSGDDAVNYKFHFVDLQRDQTVADVLRATGAGMKSVEHIKRYTSISTANDQGKTSGVAAIGVIAAVLGIENPAVIGTTTFRAPYTPVAFAALAGRNRGDQLDPARITAMHSWHLSHGAEFEDVGQWKRPWYYPQAGETMDQAVYRESKAVRDSVGMLDATTLGKIEIRGKDAAEFLNRIYTNGYTKLKVGMGRYGVMCKADGMIFDDGVTLRLAEDRFLLHTTTGGAADVLDWLEEWLQTEWPDLDVTCTSVTEQLATVAVVGPRSRDVIAKLASTVDVSNEGFKFMAFKDVALDSGIEARISRISFSGELAFEIAVPAWHGLRVWEDVYAAGEEFNITPYGTETMHVLRAEKGFIIVGQDTDGTVTPQDAGMEWVVSKLKDFIGNRSYSRADNAREDRKQLVSVLPVDKSLRLPEGAALVASDALASEGITPMEGWVTSSYDSPNLGRTFGLALIKNGRNRIGEVLKTPVGDQLVDVVVSETVLYDPEGSRRDG, from the coding sequence ATGAGCAAGCCACAACGCCTGAGCGCCGAGCAGAGCTCCCGCGCTCGCATCAACCGCGAGGAAGCACTTTCCCTCACCGTTGACGGGGCCAAGCTTTCCGCCTTCCGCGGCGACACCGTAGCCAGCGCACTGCTGGCCAATGGGGTGCGCAGGGCCGGCAACTCCCTGTACCTGGACCGCCCGCGCGGCATCCTCGCCGCCGGAGTGGAAGAGCCCAACGCGCTGGTTACCGTCAGTGCCCGCCACGAGCAGGACATCGATGAGTCGATGCTGCCAGCGACCACCGTCCCGGTCACCGAAGACTTGAACGCCACCTTGCTTTCGGGCCTGGGCGTACTGGATCCGACCAAGGATCCGGCCTACTACGACCACGTCCACGTGCACACCGATGTGCTTGTGGTCGGCGCCGGCCCGGCAGGCCTGGCCGCGGCCCGCGAAGCCTCGCGTTCCGGAGCCCGGGTGATGCTGCTCGATGAGCGCGCAGAAGCCGGAGGCACCTTGCTGGATACCGCCGGCGAGCAGATCGATGGCATGGACAGCAGCGCGTGGATCGAGCAGGTCACCAGCGAGCTGGCTGAAGCCGAGGAGACCACCCACCTGCAGCGCACCACCGTGTTCGGCTCCTACGATGCGAACTACCTGATCGCCGCGCAGCGCCGCACCGTGCACCTGGATGGCCCATCCGGCCCCGGCGTCTCCCGCGAACGCATCTGGCACATCCGTGCCAAGCAGGTAGTCCTGGCCACCGGCGCCCACGAACGTCCGATCGTCTTCGAGAACAACGACCGCCCGGGCATCATGCTCGCCGGCGCGGTGCGCAGCTATCTGAACCGCTACGGCGTACGTGCCGGAGCGAGGATCGCGGTAGCCACCACCAACGACTCGGCCTACGAGCTGGTGCGTGAACTGGCCGCCACCGGCGGAGTTGTTGCGGTAATCGATGCCCGCTCAAGCATTTCGGCCGCCGCCGCACAGGCTGTGGCTGACGGGGTCCAGGTCATCTCGGGCTCCGTAGTGGTGGACACCGAAGCCGATGAAAACGGCGAACTGTCGGCCATCGTGGTAGCAGAGCTCGATGAAGCACGCGAGCTGGGGGAAACCCAGCGCTTCGAAGCAGACGTGCTGGCCGTGGCCGGCGGCTTCAACCCGGTAGTGCACCTGCACTCCCAGCGCCAGGGCAAGCTGGATTGGGACACCACCATCCACGCCTTCGTCCCAGCCGATGCCGTGGCCAACCAGCACCTGGCCGGTGCGATGGCCGGACGCCTTGATACCGCCAGCGCCCTGTCCACCGGCGCAGCTACCGGCGCCGCGGCAGCTACTGCCGCCGGCTTCGCCACCGTGGCCCGCACCCCGCAGGCCTTGGAAACCGCACTGGGCGAAACCCGGCCGGTCTGGCTGGTGCCATCGGTCAGCGGCGATGACGCAGTGAACTACAAGTTCCACTTCGTTGACCTGCAGCGCGACCAAACCGTAGCCGACGTATTGCGCGCCACCGGCGCCGGCATGAAGTCGGTGGAGCACATCAAGCGGTACACCTCGATCTCCACGGCCAATGACCAGGGCAAGACCTCGGGCGTGGCAGCGATCGGCGTGATCGCCGCGGTACTGGGCATCGAGAACCCGGCGGTAATCGGCACCACCACCTTCCGCGCACCGTACACCCCGGTAGCCTTCGCGGCCCTGGCCGGACGCAACCGCGGAGACCAGCTGGACCCGGCACGCATCACCGCAATGCACTCCTGGCACCTGTCCCACGGCGCCGAATTCGAAGACGTCGGACAGTGGAAGCGCCCGTGGTACTACCCGCAGGCTGGGGAAACCATGGACCAGGCCGTCTACCGAGAATCCAAGGCCGTACGCGACTCGGTGGGCATGCTCGACGCCACCACGCTGGGCAAGATCGAGATCCGCGGCAAGGACGCGGCAGAGTTCCTGAACCGCATCTACACCAACGGCTACACCAAGCTCAAGGTGGGCATGGGACGCTACGGAGTGATGTGCAAGGCCGACGGCATGATCTTCGATGACGGCGTGACCCTGCGCCTGGCCGAAGACCGCTTCTTGCTGCACACCACCACCGGCGGCGCCGCCGACGTGCTGGACTGGCTGGAGGAATGGCTGCAGACCGAATGGCCGGACCTCGACGTCACCTGCACCTCGGTAACCGAGCAGCTGGCCACCGTAGCCGTGGTGGGACCGCGTTCGCGCGATGTCATCGCCAAGCTGGCCTCCACTGTGGACGTGTCCAACGAGGGCTTCAAGTTCATGGCCTTCAAGGACGTGGCGCTGGACTCCGGAATCGAAGCGCGCATCAGCCGCATTTCCTTCTCCGGCGAACTCGCCTTCGAAATCGCGGTCCCTGCCTGGCACGGGCTGCGCGTCTGGGAAGATGTGTACGCCGCCGGCGAGGAATTCAACATCACCCCGTACGGCACCGAAACCATGCACGTGCTGCGTGCCGAAAAGGGCTTCATCATCGTCGGCCAAGACACCGACGGTACGGTGACCCCGCAGGATGCCGGCATGGAATGGGTTGTTTCCAAGCTCAAGGACTTCATCGGCAACCGCTCCTACTCCCGGGCCGATAACGCCCGCGAGGACCGCAAACAGCTGGTCTCGGTACTGCCGGTGGACAAGTCCCTGCGATTGCCAGAAGGCGCCGCGCTGGTGGCCTCGGATGCTCTGGCAAGCGAAGGCATCACCCCGATGGAAGGCTGGGTCACCAGCTCCTACGATTCGCCGAATCTGGGCCGCACCTTCGGCCTGGCGCTGATCAAGAACGGGCGCAACCGCATCGGTGAAGTGCTCAAGACCCCGGTCGGCGACCAGCTGGTCGACGTCGTAGTCTCCGAAACCGTCCTCTATGACCCGGAAGGAAGCCGTCGAGATGGCTAA
- a CDS encoding S8 family serine peptidase — MYSNQTRQAAVAEIPNRYVLVFDRQESGAPGIAAAQRESELPQLLAEQGYSSTEYFPMLGIAVVTSSADQLEDFRQRCAGHKLPASVVPELVYRILPDAPAATDSYADTGQLTWGLQAVGASLSGCTGKGINVAVLDTGFDSAHPDFAGRTVTAKSFVAGEDATDGHGHGTHCIGSACGPREPQQGPGYGVASEANIFAGKVLGADGSGSDSTILAGINWALENKCEVISMSLGADVRTVHPPYVTAGRRALELGSLIVAAAGNNAQRSAGNPGFVGAPANSPYIMAVAALDSKLAVADFSAQALDTEGGEVDIAGPGVGIYSSWPGAKRYNTISGTSMATPHVAGVAALLAESTGLRSQQLWDKLVATSRDVSLPAMDAGAGLVQAPASQEA; from the coding sequence ATGTACAGCAACCAGACCCGTCAAGCAGCCGTCGCCGAAATTCCCAACCGCTACGTCTTGGTCTTCGACCGGCAGGAATCCGGAGCCCCGGGCATCGCAGCAGCCCAGCGCGAATCAGAACTTCCGCAGCTGCTGGCTGAACAGGGCTATTCCAGTACCGAGTACTTCCCGATGCTGGGCATCGCTGTGGTCACCAGCTCGGCTGACCAGCTTGAGGACTTCCGCCAGCGCTGCGCCGGGCACAAGCTGCCAGCCTCGGTGGTACCCGAGCTGGTCTACCGGATCCTGCCCGACGCCCCGGCCGCTACGGACTCCTATGCGGACACCGGCCAACTCACCTGGGGCCTGCAGGCCGTAGGCGCTTCGCTTTCGGGCTGCACCGGCAAGGGCATCAACGTGGCCGTCTTGGATACCGGTTTTGACAGTGCGCATCCGGACTTCGCAGGCCGCACGGTGACCGCCAAGTCCTTTGTCGCAGGCGAGGACGCCACTGACGGCCATGGACATGGCACCCACTGCATCGGCAGCGCCTGCGGTCCGCGCGAACCGCAGCAGGGTCCGGGCTACGGGGTCGCCTCGGAAGCCAATATCTTCGCTGGAAAGGTGCTGGGCGCCGATGGCTCAGGTTCGGACTCCACGATCCTGGCCGGCATCAACTGGGCACTGGAAAACAAGTGCGAGGTCATCTCCATGTCGCTGGGTGCTGATGTGAGAACTGTGCACCCGCCCTATGTCACTGCCGGACGCCGCGCCTTGGAGCTGGGCTCCTTGATCGTGGCGGCCGCCGGAAATAATGCACAGCGCTCTGCCGGGAACCCGGGATTCGTCGGCGCACCGGCCAACAGCCCGTACATCATGGCTGTAGCGGCTTTGGACTCGAAGCTGGCCGTGGCGGACTTCTCGGCCCAGGCGTTGGACACCGAGGGCGGCGAGGTGGATATTGCAGGCCCAGGCGTTGGCATCTACTCTTCGTGGCCCGGCGCCAAGCGGTACAACACCATCAGCGGAACGTCCATGGCCACCCCGCATGTGGCCGGCGTGGCAGCGCTGCTGGCCGAATCCACCGGCCTGCGCTCCCAGCAGCTGTGGGACAAGCTGGTGGCAACTTCCCGAGATGTCTCCCTGCCGGCCATGGATGCCGGAGCCGGGCTGGTCCAGGCCCCGGCCTCACAGGAAGCGTAG
- the purU gene encoding formyltetrahydrofolate deformylase: MSEQIRHVLTLQCPEGMGIVNAVTGFLVKHERTIVELKQFDDVSAGRLFLRVEFSGEAEENLLAELREEFTAIAAKFEMDWQLRERGQKTRVLIMVSKYDHCLNDLLFRSRTGELPIEIVAVASNHEDSRDLVQWHGIEYHHIPISKETKPQAEAKLLELISQTGAELVVLARYMQVLSDHLATELTGKTINIHHSFLPSFKGAKPYHQAWERGVKTVGATAHYVNSELDEGPIIAQQVVEVDHTFGPSELIAAGRDSECRALSNAVRWHCEGRVFLYGNRTVILR; the protein is encoded by the coding sequence ATGAGCGAGCAAATCCGTCACGTCTTGACCCTGCAATGCCCCGAAGGAATGGGGATCGTGAATGCGGTCACCGGATTCCTGGTTAAGCATGAACGCACCATCGTGGAACTCAAGCAGTTCGACGACGTGAGCGCCGGACGCTTGTTCCTGCGCGTGGAATTCTCTGGGGAGGCCGAAGAGAATCTGCTGGCTGAGCTGCGCGAGGAATTCACCGCCATCGCCGCCAAATTCGAGATGGACTGGCAGCTGCGCGAACGCGGGCAGAAGACCAGGGTACTGATCATGGTCTCCAAGTACGACCACTGCCTCAATGACCTGCTTTTTCGCTCGCGCACCGGCGAACTGCCCATCGAGATCGTTGCGGTGGCCTCGAATCACGAAGACAGCCGCGACCTGGTCCAGTGGCATGGCATCGAATACCACCACATCCCGATCAGCAAGGAAACCAAACCGCAGGCCGAAGCGAAGCTGCTGGAACTGATTTCCCAGACCGGCGCCGAATTGGTAGTCCTGGCCCGCTACATGCAAGTTCTCTCAGACCATCTGGCCACGGAGCTGACCGGCAAGACCATAAACATCCACCACTCGTTCCTGCCCTCCTTCAAGGGCGCCAAGCCGTACCACCAGGCTTGGGAGCGCGGCGTGAAGACCGTGGGCGCGACCGCCCACTACGTGAACTCCGAGCTGGATGAAGGGCCGATCATCGCCCAGCAGGTCGTGGAAGTGGACCACACCTTCGGGCCATCGGAGCTGATCGCCGCCGGACGCGACTCCGAATGCAGGGCGCTGTCCAACGCGGTGCGCTGGCACTGCGAAGGCCGAGTCTTCCTCTACGGAAACCGCACGGTCATCCTGCGCTAG
- a CDS encoding BCCT family transporter: MTKNIDEVEPPEADNGQHADAVLEASPHTAPIPVHMHIAEDDTDEQITAKLRRQGVRLGKGGIAPAVFWPALLVILAVAVFAILAPNAADTTFNAVQNWIVANLGWYYMLIIGGFVALVIAIGFSKLGRITLGNDGEKPEFGLFSWFAMLFAAGMGIGLVFYGVGEPLTYATVDPKPGWEGSESELAGLAMAQTFIHWGLHPWAIYAVIGLALAYAIHRRGRPVSIRWALEPILGDRVKGWLGDVIDVLAIFGTVFGVATSLGLGVQQISSGMKAIGLVGSVDNTLLVILIVVITFLATMSVVSGLGAGIKWLSNINLSMAGLLMISVLLLGPTLFLFQNFVQSLGVYLANFMNMTFDVGAFQQGEESATWFSSWTVFYWGWWIAWAPFVGIFIARISRGRTVRQFVTGVLLVPTIVGFLWFSVMGGSGLFRQFFGAGDMVQDGAVSAEGSLFQVLEALPLGSILSVVAILLVAIFFITSSDSGSLVVDMLASGGHPNPPTWSRVLWAVLEGVLAAALLVAGGLKTLQAGSLATALPFSIIMIMMSVATIKGLRHESRALEVIEQKRRLARVTEHVSDELWGALDEQPELRRYVDDRIDYRVSRTRGIFGKRVESEAKSRHVKPSDD, from the coding sequence ATGACGAAGAACATTGACGAAGTTGAACCTCCCGAAGCAGATAATGGGCAGCACGCAGATGCTGTGCTGGAAGCATCCCCGCATACCGCGCCGATCCCGGTGCACATGCACATTGCCGAGGACGACACCGACGAGCAGATCACCGCGAAGCTGCGCCGGCAGGGCGTGCGCCTAGGCAAGGGCGGGATCGCCCCTGCGGTCTTCTGGCCGGCGCTGCTGGTGATCCTGGCTGTGGCGGTCTTCGCGATCCTCGCGCCCAACGCGGCGGACACGACTTTCAACGCCGTGCAGAACTGGATCGTAGCCAACCTGGGCTGGTACTACATGCTGATCATCGGCGGCTTTGTGGCGCTGGTGATCGCCATCGGCTTCTCCAAGCTCGGGCGGATCACCTTAGGCAATGACGGAGAGAAACCCGAATTCGGCTTGTTCAGCTGGTTCGCGATGCTCTTCGCCGCCGGCATGGGCATTGGCCTGGTCTTCTACGGGGTCGGCGAACCTCTGACGTACGCCACCGTGGATCCGAAGCCGGGTTGGGAAGGCAGCGAATCGGAGCTGGCCGGACTGGCCATGGCGCAGACCTTCATCCACTGGGGCCTGCACCCGTGGGCCATCTACGCGGTGATCGGCTTGGCTTTGGCCTACGCGATCCACCGCCGCGGCCGCCCGGTGTCCATCCGCTGGGCGCTGGAACCGATCCTGGGGGACCGGGTCAAGGGCTGGCTGGGAGATGTGATTGATGTACTGGCCATCTTCGGCACGGTGTTCGGCGTGGCCACCTCGCTGGGCTTGGGCGTGCAGCAGATCAGCTCGGGCATGAAAGCGATCGGACTGGTCGGTTCGGTGGATAACACGCTGCTGGTCATCCTGATCGTGGTCATCACGTTCCTGGCCACCATGAGCGTGGTCAGCGGTCTGGGCGCCGGGATCAAGTGGCTGTCGAACATCAACCTGTCCATGGCCGGCCTGCTGATGATCAGCGTGCTGCTGCTGGGCCCGACTCTGTTCCTGTTCCAGAATTTCGTGCAGTCCTTGGGCGTGTACCTGGCCAACTTCATGAACATGACCTTCGACGTGGGCGCCTTCCAGCAGGGTGAGGAATCGGCCACCTGGTTCTCCAGCTGGACGGTCTTCTACTGGGGCTGGTGGATCGCCTGGGCACCGTTCGTGGGCATCTTCATTGCCCGCATTTCGCGCGGGCGTACCGTGCGCCAGTTCGTCACCGGCGTGCTGCTGGTGCCGACCATAGTCGGTTTCCTCTGGTTCTCGGTCATGGGCGGCTCGGGACTGTTCCGCCAGTTCTTCGGCGCTGGGGACATGGTCCAGGACGGGGCGGTCTCCGCGGAGGGCTCGCTGTTCCAGGTGCTTGAAGCCTTGCCGCTGGGTTCGATCCTGTCGGTGGTGGCGATCTTGCTGGTCGCGATCTTCTTCATCACCTCCTCGGACTCCGGCTCGCTGGTGGTCGACATGCTCGCCTCCGGCGGGCACCCGAACCCGCCAACCTGGTCCAGGGTGCTGTGGGCGGTACTCGAAGGCGTGCTGGCCGCTGCCTTGCTGGTGGCCGGCGGGCTGAAGACGCTGCAGGCCGGTTCGCTGGCCACGGCCTTGCCATTCAGCATCATCATGATCATGATGTCGGTGGCCACGATCAAGGGGTTGCGCCATGAAAGCCGGGCCTTGGAAGTCATCGAGCAGAAGCGCCGGCTGGCGCGGGTCACCGAGCACGTCTCCGATGAGCTGTGGGGCGCCTTGGACGAGCAGCCCGAACTGCGCCGCTACGTCGATGACCGTATCGACTACCGGGTCTCGCGCACGCGCGGGATCTTCGGCAAGCGCGTGGAATCAGAAGCAAAATCCCGGCACGTGAAGCCAAGTGACGACTAG